The window ATCAGTCGAAACACGGGCATAAGCAGCAACCCGTAGTTTTGGCTTAATTATTTTTGAATTTGGCTCAATTTTTCTTACCTTTTTCAATTTTTCACCCCCTGGGTACGTGACATATTACCTCTGAACCCCTGTATTATCAAGCAATTCAGGGCATTAACTCGACTCCAAAAGGTGAGAAAGATTGACGGTTTCGGCGGTCGATTTTTACGAATTCCTCCTTCGTAATCAAGCCAGCACCGAGCATTTTCCGAAGCAATTTCAGTGAGCGATAATAATCATACTCGCTCTGGAGTTTCTCCTCTGTTATCGGTTTCCGTATGGCATCAACATGAGTAGTCGTAAGTTCTGTAATTTGCTTCACTTGCATATGGCATTACCTCCTGCCGATATGCGAAAAAACAGCGTGATTCGAACCCCCATGAAAAAGGACAAAAAAATAAAGCCCACAACTCGGAATGGTTACCGTAGCTGTGGGCTAATAAAATTTATCTCAGTTATATCTTATAAAACCATCAAAGCCAGCCGCTTTAAGCTTTTTCAGCATTGTTTCGGCATTTGCTTTGGATGAAAATGCTCCTACCTGAACACGGTAGTATTTCTTATCATCACCTGTGGGCGTTTCCGGTTTCGGTTTTTCCAACAATCCAGCCTTAACTGCCGCACGGAAGGTGTCCATGCTTTCACCGTGACGGGGGAACCAGTGCATCACATCGGCATGATTTGATGCGATTCCTTTTTTGTATCCTTCACTGTGGCAGATGATGTCCTTCTCAGTCAGATTATAGAGTTTACAGAGATACACACATAATTCTACTGCTTCAGAAAATACCTTGCGAAAATACTTCGCATCGGATAAATCATCTTCACATATCTCAAAACTAATATGGGTATCATTCGCTGTACCTCCGGCATGCCAGCCACGATGGTTCCACGGCAATG is drawn from Defluviitalea raffinosedens and contains these coding sequences:
- a CDS encoding SHOCT domain-containing protein, producing the protein MQVKQITELTTTHVDAIRKPITEEKLQSEYDYYRSLKLLRKMLGAGLITKEEFVKIDRRNRQSFSPFGVELMP
- a CDS encoding N-acetylmuramoyl-L-alanine amidase; this encodes MNLRKLILTENACYKAGKKITPKGIMVHSTGANNPYLRRYIGPDDGLLGINQYNNHWNQEKPDGRQVCVHAFIGKLADGSIATYQTLPWNHRGWHAGGTANDTHISFEICEDDLSDAKYFRKVFSEAVELCVYLCKLYNLTEKDIICHSEGYKKGIASNHADVMHWFPRHGESMDTFRAAVKAGLLEKPKPETPTGDDKKYYRVQVGAFSSKANAETMLKKLKAAGFDGFIRYN